Within the Carassius auratus strain Wakin chromosome 18, ASM336829v1, whole genome shotgun sequence genome, the region cattcactgcaggggggGGGTGTGTGGCAAATGTAAGTTTATGTGAACTGTTCCATAAAAGTAATCATTGATCTTGTATGGTGATCTTGATCTCTTTTCAGGGCTTTGGAGTGGCAGCGAAGACCACACAGGAGTGTCGGAAGGTCGACCCCATGTCCATCGTGGTTTTCCATCAGGCTGATATCGGCGAGTACATCAGAAGTGAAGACACACTCACATGAGAGGATATAATATCTCCAGTGCCCATGGACAGTTCATTACATTCTTTTGACTGGATGTTCTTTTACACAAGTTTGACAGATTTTCCCAACTTTAAATTCAAAgcagttttcagtgtttttacaGTTATATGTTGTATGCGACTATTTTCATGGACTATTTCTACATCAAGGTAAtacaaaaaaagtgcaacttcAAGGATTGATTTTTATGATACAGAGCTGCTGGGTAGAATCATACTAAACCGAATACAAAACCAGATCAAACCAGACCAATCTTATACAAAGTAgttaaagaaatgttaaaatgaaataaaaactgatttgatttatttctccAGATGTTTGTTATTCTtggcaataaaataatatgtcaaataaatgctgttcttttgaactctttaACATcgataatatgaaatgtttcttgtgtggtgaatcagcatattagtatgatttctgagggatcattaCTAAACACTGGAATAATGAGATGCtgtaaaatcagctttgcatcccaTCTATAATATATGAACAGAAAACACCTAAAAATATCAGGTTTAAGCGTCAATAGCTTTTAAATCTAATGACTTTATTATGTAAAAGAACTTTACATAAGAAAGAACATCATCACTTCATGACACTTGAAGGTATCGGAACAATATTTGTTTACACCATTTATAATAGACATTATTTCAGAATCTTTGCTTTGTGGCTGTGAACCCTGTTTCCAACATTTCCAAGTTGAGACGCTTCGAGTCGTTTCGTTGAATGACCCGTGTCCCGCTCAGTGAAACCTGCAGCACTAAACAGCTCTAATGTGGGGAAAAGGTGAACGCTGGAGACATAAAGTTTCCAGATTTTGATGATGGGAATACGCTTGGTTGAACCACCAAGAAATAACATATGTAAAAGTTGAATATTCCCTAATGCTATTCTTCTGAGGTTAATGAAGTTCATTTAAGAGCAAACATCCCTCTTTACAGGCAAGTATCATCTAAAATGACGTAAGCATGTTTTAGAAACAGAGCTGAGGTCGGGCAAATACTGTTGCAGTAGTAATAATAGCACAGAATGCTAAACTCTTAGTTATTCTAATGCAAAGAAAACTCCCTCTTCTACCCAATTAACACACAGTATAAAAAACATGAGATACATTCTTAGTGATGTGCTGATAAAAGTCAAGTCTTCTCATATCAAATTCAAAACATCGGGGATTGCATATAGTACATATTCCCTTTACAGAAAAATGAATAACTCGTAGgctcaaaacatttctaaaataaattgcACAACTCTAGTTCAATCGGAGTTACGCTGCATGAAAAGCCAATCATAATAATGAGAAGAGAATGTCTAAAACAAGGTTTGATTGCTGTATGATAATCATTAATGCTGAATAACAAAAATGGCACACAAACTCATTACTGTAacaaataaaatgctggaattACACTGATATTAATGGCAGGGTATTAAAAGTCTTACTAATTCTGGAGTTTTATTTCATCTATAATCATTTATCTAGCATTATGGATAACGAAATGTTCAGATATTGTAAACATAATATCAGAGAGCATTTTAACACACATCTGCATCTGTTCTGTTTGGTGAATGGAGTGGTTTTCTAAAGTTCTTAAAAGTGATCTAGACCAATCCAAACTGGCATTTTGGTGCGGTGATATATTTCTCACGTActgccattattttattttatttgtaatctatatttttaaagtaaaattaactAATCTTCCAATCATACAGCAAGGCGAATCTCACAAAGCCGGTCAAAAACATATCCAGGACACCAAAATCTGCAGagttaattatatattacatgaaGAAAATGAAGTCTATATTTAGGAACATCAGGAATGATTgaagattatttttatatttgataactggtgatttaaaaaaaataataatgtgagtAAATGAAATACTAAGAcgtaaaatgttttacttttaaataatatgatttattattttgcaatattttatatatattttgtttttttaaagtgatatatatatatatataaattatgtgcaAATATATTAATAAGAATATGTGGGAAAGGCTCTTTatgcataatataattttgtgttttgtctAACTTCATTTGGGGGTCAAATATGTTACTTGAGTTGTTTTTGACAGATTTTGTGAGATTCCTTTGAAAATCAAAGCAACACACACATCGGCTCCACCCTGCCAAACAAGATCCAGCTTTTTATGACGAAAATATTTTTCCACAAGGAAAACATTAGTGGTCATCATGAAATGATTCTTTAAGCTAAAGGTAAAAGCAATCTACTGACAGAAGTGAAGGAGACAATGAAAAACGATGCATGAGAAACGCAGTATAAAACACAAAGTGATAGTCAGCCTCGTCAACTGTGAAGTCTCACCACAAGAGTCAGCTCTGTAAAAACTGTAATCTACACTTTAATTATAGTTCCCGGCTCAGCTGTGGGTCTCACAGAGGACATACTTTATGTACGACATAATGTGATTTGTCTTTATTTATCTCACAGAGCAGCTTAAAGTCAATGTGAGAATTATATATAGTGACGCCGTCCATTCAATTTCTGTGTGGCATCGGCATTAATTTCAAGACTTTAGAATGAGGCTATTATTATCTCTACAATACATGAAGATGAGACTATTTGAAAATGACTTTATCGTTTAGGGTGTGTGCTAAAGGCAAGGTGACTAAACCAGctgcaagcttttaaaacacCTAAGAAAGCGAATCTCACAAGAAAATGCCCAGTtcctccaaaaaagaaaaattaatttataataattaattatattccacaaagaaaactaattaaaactaaaaaaaaaaaaaaaatttaatctccAATTAAGATTTTTGTGCTATTTGCTATTAACTAAACAAATTCTCATAACCGTGGTGTGAAACAAATCTAAAAGTCATTGGTataataaagaaatgtaaaattaaaattagcatAAATTATActcagttcaaaaaaaaaaaaaaaaagtaaaaatacttaacatattaaataatagATTATATTACTATAAATTGCAAATCAAATATTTGCTTTCAAGGTGAAGAAAAACAGAACATATAGAATATAATttctaattttttctttttttgagattttgagaTGCTTTATGACCACCTGGGCATTTCCTGacagtttttgtgagattcacataaggattttaattttttttggcaaaacTCATTCCGTCTGATTTATGATCCATTTCTTTAAACAACCATTGCAACCATTATTTTTGTCACACGGTAGCTCTAGATGCAATTACTTATTGGCTGGATAACGGATATCAACACCCTTCAAACGTTTTGTAAattaccaacaaaaaaaaagcaaatcaaaAACCCATGAGTGTAAATGTTCATGAAGACAATATGAGGATAACAAGTATGATCCGTCGTCCGAGGTATTAATGTGTGTACACAGACAGGCTGTATCGAGACGTAGCCTCATTGTTCCAGGAGCGACATCAGTTATTTAACAGGTTTTCACCGTACTACCTCCAAACCTGCTTCAGCATTAAAGGAAGGAGTCCTATGTCCTATGTGAGGGGGGTAATAGGCATGAAGGCAGACAGCACTCTTCACTCAGACGGAGAACTCGGCCCCGCTCTTCCGGGCGCGACCCATCAGAACCCGAAGGCGGAGTCCAGCAAAAGGGTTGAACCAGAGCAGAGAGGGTGGCCCGCCGAAAACAGCCTTCATACCCTCCCATCGCACCCGCCGCTCCCACGTGGGCTTCTCGTTCTTCAGTCGCTCGATTTCCTGTGTGGGTCAAGAGAGAAATCTGGAGTTAtataggggtcatatgatgagatttcgatttttcctttctctttggagtgttacaagctcttggtgcctaaagaagatctgtaaagttgcaaagagtaaagtctcaaatccaaagagatattctttataaaagttgagactctgccacgccccctaaaacttctcgttcaaacacacccccacatgtctacatcactatgtggaaatatttgcgtaatgccgtccaaatgtttacgcaaagaaagaaggcatggtttcagtaacacagttagtgttgaagcagacATGTCacagagatgctgtgtgtatctaggagaaagcaaaagcactttatttgttcttccgacagtagatgcatttaggaatctttaagattacttacaatagaacagcaacacattttatgtacGACTGTATCGTGAAgttaggagaggaggtaattctgactttgctacgataATCTGCCGCTTCTGAATCTAAAAAGTTGttagtttaaatatttgctattgactgttcaaatgcggagttttgctcattgtgtgtgagtgagagagagagagagagagagagagagagagagagagagagagagagagagagagagagagagagagagagagagagagagagagagagagagagagagagtcacctGTGTTAactgtccgtggcttgtgtactacaaacacatacaagcttcatcccTTACTGTCACGCGACTCTGTTCTCcattcaggcttgaactgatggtaaaactaaggataTTATTAACTGTCATTTATTTtgcttgcgattatggaaagggttTTTTGATTTCCaatgagtgcttgcggtgttgggcaaatcacagtgcactgggtcggttggccaatcagagcagactgcgcttgtggaaggagggactttgtagaaaatgatgcaTTTGAGAGAATTGGGCATAgatacaatacaaaatacaaaacaactaaaatatacatatttaatatattagatGCCATCCTTATATATTACATGCATATAttagaaggagggactttgtagaaaattatgtctttgagagaggtggggcatagaggacctacaataaagTCCAGTATTTaagcattaaagcatgtcaacatattctgttacaccaaatacacaaaataatgatatttaaaaaagcatcatatgacccctttaaggctaGTACAGATCCAGTGAATTTGAACTAAATAATatagcataaaattaaaacaatcttATTTTTACTGCCATATAATGATTCATGTTAGTATTTACATtagtataaatacatttgaactgtaataaatgtagaaataatgaagcacaaaataaaaataaaaaacaaattaactgCATTATTATacatcaaatatttgtatttatatttctgattaattaaataaaacacacacatatatatagagagagagacaataaataattaactcaaatgcaGTGAATTTGAACTGTAGATCTGAGAAATAATGTAGtataaattgaaaatatattttttatggctttaaaataaaataaagaaaattatttgtatgattaacatattaaaattatttcattacatatataatatattaatataaatacattacaaCTCAAATGCAGTGAATTTGAACTGTATATCTGAGAAATACTGTTGCATTCaatgaaaatatcttctttgtaaTGCCTTactatacataataaaatattagtaattaatatttttatgattaatacaaaacaactcaaatatacctatttaatatattaatataaataattctgcagggtcttttttcaataattataataccgtatttttcggactataagtcgcacctgagtataagtcacattagttcaaaaatacatcatgatgagggaaaaaacaaatcgcactggactataagtcacatttatttagaaccaagagaaaacattaccgtctacagccgtctacagagcgccctctcgcggctggagacggtaatgttttctcttggatcATGTCTCTCGGTTgatgtcaaattatttttgataaataagtcgcacctgactataagtcgcaggaccagacaaagtatgaaaaaaaagtgtgacttatagtccggaaaaaatACGGTACACtgtaatacataataaaacaagCATGGCTGAAAAGTTCAGTTCCGTCAGAAGTAAGCAGCTCAGAGGAAGTCAACTTACGGTCTCATCATTACAGATGGAGTGAATCTGAGTGCCGAACATGACAGCAGTGAAGGTGAGAAACAGCAGTGCTTCCAGACACAGGAAAATCAGCAGCAAGACCGCCACAGGTGGAGAGAAATCACTACACTCTACAGAACAGAGAAGATGATGCTGTCAAAACCAATGCTGACATCAAATTCCCAAGTGCTTTGATTGAGCCAAAATTAGGACAAAGTGTTTTCTTAAGCTTAAAGTGGTTTATCAGAGCAAAAGAAGCCTACAATGACACAGCAGACCAAATGTCAAAGTCTTGACTTCTTATGACATGACATCATCTGTCCTCCAGTAATAGACTGACAATCTCAAATGTCTATTACCCACCACTCCACTGGACTCTGACACAGGTGAAGAAGTGGAAACCGCTGAGACACAGTGCATGCAAAGAAATGGAGGCTATGtacatctgagagagagagaaaaaaaagtcaaatactaTTAAAGATTCAACACTTTCAATGAAAAATGCTTTTGTCATGCTGACACCTTCTGATAAAGACCTCTAAATATTGTTGTACACTGATGCCTGAGATGTTTATCAGAGCAAAGGTCACTGATTAAggacaataaagcaatacagagtATAAATGGAAAccttacaataataaaaaactaattcaatattttttttttattggtaacatttacaataaacatttgtttCTGCCAAGAAATACAGTACATTAGCTTATCCGCAGAATTTCTTTTTCTACAATTGTCAAAGTAGTAACAACTGAAGAttacaatataaacaaataactGCTATGGAGACTCAGAACTGATTATGAGGTCGCAGCTCATGCAAACAGATGTTAGAGCCGAAATCACccatttcataattatatttgcTCTAAAACGAAGGCAAAGGATGGTCAGCAAATTCCAACGTGAAAATATTGTAAAAGGAGAGACAGCAGTCTCACACTCACGGTGAAGAGGACAAAGAATCGCTGATTGTTCTCGCCCACACAGTTGTTGACCCAAGGACAGTGGTGATCCATCTTCCTGATGCATCTCTTACAGATActacaacaaacaaaacaggagAAGAGACCGTAGCAGTTAGAAAACAAGACGAAGTCACTGATACTAGGCCTTTAAATACAAGTGACTTGATTTAAAGGGGATATGAAGGatgaaaaaaaagtcaacaatacactactgcatttttttaaactgaatattTTTGTTCATCAATGAAGCATTCAATTAATCAGAAGTGAGAGTACAGATATTTACAATGTTtcaaaaagacttctattttaattaaatgctgttcttttgaactttctattcatcaaacaataaaaaaagaagaagaaaaacaaaagatttcaacAGTTTTATGATGTCACAACCATGAACACATTAAAATATGACAAATCATGTTCACCTAGCAATGCAACTTGAAAGGGAGGATTTGATCCTTTCCAAATACAGAAATATCATCCAGTCATAACATAatcctttaaaggaacactccaccgttttttgaaataggacttattcacattatttcctacatttagataggtgggcaaatgcatttttgtgtcagtgcatgcattgttttagtttgactgggtcggcgttagcttagcttagcacaatgaatggaatcctttgttgccagctagcatggcctgagtaaaagtgatcaaaaaaataaaaaaaccccacctaattacttcttgtggactgcgtattcacaacgagtacgaatagcgatccagattaacactaggcgatttcctaggcagatattggcttgggactatattatggggaagcacaggcgaagcactgctgcttaggcgaagcactgcttcagcctgaggacgtgaggatgagagccaacatgaactggtggtgtgaatgtgggggaatatgccaatctatgccgacggaaatagagtgtctttgctgtagagagtgggacatgtttttgccattgatgaccaggctcaacacgtcagatcaagatgagcgtgcccgaagttgtgtcacatctacagaggatttcacggcgctgatccattctgcagtactcgattttttttccggtgtgacaaagtgacctggaaaaacgccccacgccgaatggaccaaatggacagctgtccacagagtaagtgattattttaatcatgacgcatgtatagatcgacccatattatacctgtattcacatagagttgatgttttcatgtgttgcgtgatatctctgcgccgaagtagcagtgctttcttctgtgcttccccacaatatagtcccaagtcaatatctgcctaggaaatcgcctagtgttaatctggatcgctatttgtactcgttgtgaatacgcaggccacaataagtaattaggtgggttttttttatttttttgatcacttttactcaggtcatgctagctggcaacaaaggattccattcattgtgctaagctaagctaacgccgacccagtcaaactaaaacaatgcatgcactgacacaaaaatgcatttgcccacctatctaaatgtaggaaataatgtgaataagccctatttcaaaaaacggtggagtgttcctttaaaaagcGTCAAAAAGAGGGTGGAAAATTGACATAAATGGATTGTTTTTGGTGCTAGAAACCTGGCCTGACATTTGAAGTGTCAGTCTAAATGCTACAAAAGTCTAGAATGTGACCATGTACAGTTACAAGAAATGAGTCATTTATCAGATGTTGCTCATACCTGCAATGGTGTGCCCTCTCTGGTTTAATGCTGCAGCATTTGGGACACTTGTAGATGACTTCTCCTGGCTTCAGCTGCAGACTCTCCATGTATTCTTTAGTGGCGTTACCTTTGGGAACAGCTCCCTGATAAACAC harbors:
- the LOC113118124 gene encoding palmitoyltransferase ZDHHC7-like isoform X1; its protein translation is MQSSGHRLRDVEQHQPLLSAGEEEVVASRVWFIQDSCGMVCAFITWFLVMYAEFVVNFVMLLPSKSFWYTLINGVVFNFLAVLALTSHLRTMLTDPGAVPKGNATKEYMESLQLKPGEVIYKCPKCCSIKPERAHHCSICKRCIRKMDHHCPWVNNCVGENNQRFFVLFTMYIASISLHALCLSGFHFFTCVRVQWSECSDFSPPVAVLLLIFLCLEALLFLTFTAVMFGTQIHSICNDETEIERLKNEKPTWERRVRWEGMKAVFGGPPSLLWFNPFAGLRLRVLMGRARKSGAEFSV
- the LOC113118124 gene encoding palmitoyltransferase ZDHHC7-like isoform X2: MWSSTSRCSAQERKRWWPAASGLSRTAAGCFWYTLINGVVFNFLAVLALTSHLRTMLTDPGAVPKGNATKEYMESLQLKPGEVIYKCPKCCSIKPERAHHCSICKRCIRKMDHHCPWVNNCVGENNQRFFVLFTMYIASISLHALCLSGFHFFTCVRVQWSECSDFSPPVAVLLLIFLCLEALLFLTFTAVMFGTQIHSICNDETEIERLKNEKPTWERRVRWEGMKAVFGGPPSLLWFNPFAGLRLRVLMGRARKSGAEFSV